The following are from one region of the Scytonema millei VB511283 genome:
- a CDS encoding DUF1257 domain-containing protein, with amino-acid sequence MSHFSQIKTQIRNIDSLKDALTELGIDWKQGPREVRGYRGQTHDAEVTIEQQNGYDIGFKWNGKEYELVADLQYWQQNLSVEGFLRQVTQRYAYHTVVKETARAGFQIAEQQKNEDGSIRLLVQRWSA; translated from the coding sequence ATGTCACACTTTAGCCAAATCAAGACTCAAATTCGTAACATTGATTCCTTGAAAGATGCTCTGACAGAATTAGGTATAGACTGGAAACAAGGTCCACGCGAAGTACGTGGTTATCGCGGTCAAACTCATGATGCCGAAGTCACCATTGAGCAGCAAAATGGTTACGATATCGGCTTTAAATGGAATGGCAAAGAATACGAACTGGTTGCTGACTTACAATATTGGCAGCAAAACCTGTCGGTTGAAGGTTTCTTGCGGCAAGTCACACAGCGATATGCATATCATACAGTAGTTAAAGAAACTGCTCGTGCTGGATTTCAAATTGCTGAACAACAAAAAAATGAAGATGGTTCCATCCGTCTACTTGTACAGCGCTGGAGTGCGTAA
- a CDS encoding DUF2997 domain-containing protein, whose amino-acid sequence METLEFIIYPDGRVQEKVTGIVGASCAEVTAAIEAQLGQVLTHEPTSEYFASKVQQSGVVNTQTTFSDW is encoded by the coding sequence ATGGAGACTTTAGAGTTCATAATTTATCCAGATGGTCGGGTACAAGAAAAAGTCACTGGCATTGTGGGTGCTTCGTGCGCTGAAGTCACAGCAGCGATAGAGGCACAGCTAGGACAAGTACTAACTCACGAGCCAACCTCAGAATACTTTGCTAGCAAGGTGCAGCAATCTGGTGTGGTGAATACGCAAACCACTTTCAGCGATTGGTAA